In one Candidatus Planktophila vernalis genomic region, the following are encoded:
- the tsaE gene encoding tRNA (adenosine(37)-N6)-threonylcarbamoyltransferase complex ATPase subunit type 1 TsaE has protein sequence MKIEVASTEQMLILGISLSAQLKAGDLILINGPLGAGKTVLAQGIGKGLGIDDITSPTFVISRTHKAVIPMIHVDAYRLIDTENPNLYLDDLDLDTENSVTVVEWGGAESARLSEDRLEISIDRTNEIRQVEIKAIGARWDGFAL, from the coding sequence GTGAAGATTGAGGTAGCAAGCACAGAGCAGATGCTTATTCTCGGCATCTCTCTTTCTGCGCAACTCAAAGCTGGCGACCTAATACTCATTAATGGCCCCCTCGGTGCAGGAAAGACAGTGTTAGCCCAAGGTATTGGCAAAGGTTTAGGAATAGATGACATCACATCTCCTACATTTGTAATCTCTAGAACACATAAAGCAGTCATTCCCATGATTCACGTGGATGCATACCGCTTAATTGATACCGAGAACCCCAATCTTTATTTGGATGATCTGGATTTAGACACAGAAAACTCAGTCACAGTTGTTGAGTGGGGCGGAGCAGAATCTGCACGTTTGAGTGAAGATCGCCTAGAGATAAGCATTGATAGAACAAATGAGATTCGCCAAGTTGAGATTAAAGCCATTGGTGCTCGCTGGGATGGCTTTGCGCTATGA
- the tsaB gene encoding tRNA (adenosine(37)-N6)-threonylcarbamoyltransferase complex dimerization subunit type 1 TsaB: MTITLAIDTSTSRTSVAIIEDGSILWSGHRDGATEHGPALPSLVQEGIKGFAIDEVVVGMGPGPFTGLRVGIAFAQSFALARGILVRGVCSLDAIAAQVDEKDFIVTVDARRKEVYWARYKDGVRVGEPAVSFPADVSGAPIHPDLYPDMKALVALTGNIIEPMYLRRPDAVATADRK, encoded by the coding sequence ATGACAATTACTCTAGCTATTGATACCTCCACTTCTCGCACATCAGTTGCGATTATTGAAGATGGATCAATACTGTGGAGTGGGCACAGAGATGGTGCAACAGAACATGGTCCAGCTCTTCCCTCACTGGTTCAAGAAGGCATCAAAGGTTTTGCTATCGATGAAGTTGTAGTTGGGATGGGGCCTGGGCCATTTACAGGATTGCGTGTGGGAATCGCTTTTGCACAAAGCTTTGCATTAGCGCGAGGGATTTTGGTTCGTGGAGTGTGCTCACTCGATGCCATCGCAGCACAGGTTGATGAAAAAGACTTTATTGTCACTGTCGATGCCAGACGCAAAGAGGTTTATTGGGCTCGATATAAAGATGGAGTTCGTGTTGGCGAACCAGCTGTGAGTTTTCCAGCAGATGTTTCAGGTGCCCCTATTCATCCTGATCTTTATCCTGATATGAAAGCGCTAGTTGCACTTACCGGCAACATTATTGAACCGATGTATTTGCGCAGACCTGATGCAGTGGCAACGGCGGATCGAAAATGA
- the rimI gene encoding ribosomal protein S18-alanine N-acetyltransferase, with product MITYRDANSFDIPVLVSLDKELFPYSPWSAGQYREEISAPTRLFVVALDDASRVIGYAGVFAPGGTEADVLTVGVIPQHRGQGIARALMASITKWALDQGSIAMMLEVKTDNVEAISLYESLGYAKLNVRKDYFGSGFDALVMRKELP from the coding sequence ATGATTACTTATCGCGACGCTAACTCCTTTGACATCCCTGTTCTAGTGTCTTTAGATAAAGAGTTGTTTCCATATTCGCCTTGGTCTGCGGGGCAATATCGCGAAGAGATCTCTGCCCCCACGCGCCTCTTTGTTGTTGCACTTGATGATGCAAGCAGAGTTATTGGCTATGCAGGGGTTTTTGCACCAGGGGGCACTGAAGCTGATGTTTTAACCGTGGGCGTTATCCCGCAGCATCGTGGGCAAGGAATTGCTCGAGCATTAATGGCGAGCATTACCAAGTGGGCGCTAGACCAAGGCTCAATTGCCATGATGCTAGAAGTTAAAACCGACAATGTTGAAGCGATATCTTTGTATGAATCCCTTGGTTATGCAAAGCTAAATGTTCGAAAAGATTACTTTGGTAGCGGCTTTGATGCATTAGTGATGCGCAAGGAGCTGCCATGA
- the tsaD gene encoding tRNA (adenosine(37)-N6)-threonylcarbamoyltransferase complex transferase subunit TsaD gives MSEPLVLGIETSCDETAVGIVRGRTLLANVIASSVEEHARFGGVVPEIASRAHLEAMQPTIKKALADAKVSLNDIDAIAVTAGPGLVGALLVGVGSAAGLAIGLDKPIYAVNHLAAHVSVDYLTHAQEIEPTIALLVSGGHSSILQVDDITSSVVKLGQTIDDAAGEAFDKIARVMKLGFPGGPAIDAIAKEGNATAIDFPRGLTTSNDWQTRPYDFSFSGLKTAVARYLESVPDYVRSDVAASFQESIVDVLMLKALAACKESGIDSLVIAGGVAANSRLRAVAALRCEKAGIQLRIPAPGLCTDNGAMVASLGALMAAAGREPSPVAFDADSSLPVTVVSLS, from the coding sequence ATGAGCGAGCCATTAGTTCTGGGTATTGAAACTTCATGTGATGAAACAGCGGTTGGAATTGTTCGTGGTCGCACATTGCTGGCAAATGTCATTGCATCTAGCGTTGAAGAACATGCACGTTTTGGGGGAGTAGTTCCTGAGATTGCTAGCAGAGCCCACTTAGAGGCAATGCAGCCAACGATTAAAAAAGCCCTAGCTGATGCAAAGGTTTCACTTAACGACATTGATGCAATTGCAGTCACAGCTGGTCCTGGTTTAGTAGGTGCGTTGCTGGTTGGTGTGGGATCTGCCGCAGGTCTTGCTATTGGTTTAGATAAACCAATTTATGCAGTTAATCATTTAGCGGCCCACGTTAGTGTTGATTACTTAACACATGCCCAAGAGATTGAACCAACGATTGCATTACTAGTAAGTGGTGGTCACTCTTCAATTTTGCAGGTCGATGACATTACATCGTCGGTTGTGAAGTTAGGTCAGACTATTGATGATGCTGCAGGTGAGGCTTTTGACAAAATAGCTAGAGTAATGAAATTAGGTTTTCCAGGAGGACCTGCTATTGATGCAATTGCTAAAGAGGGCAACGCCACCGCAATTGATTTCCCACGTGGTTTAACAACTTCCAATGATTGGCAAACTCGTCCCTATGACTTTTCTTTCTCAGGTTTAAAGACTGCTGTTGCCAGATACTTAGAGAGCGTTCCAGATTATGTTCGCTCCGATGTTGCAGCTTCTTTCCAAGAATCTATTGTTGATGTCTTGATGCTAAAGGCGCTGGCGGCCTGCAAGGAGAGCGGGATAGATTCATTGGTTATTGCTGGAGGCGTTGCCGCTAACTCCAGATTAAGGGCGGTGGCGGCTTTGCGCTGTGAAAAGGCCGGTATTCAGCTTCGGATCCCAGCCCCAGGCCTTTGCACCGATAACGGAGCGATGGTGGCCAGCCTGGGCGCTCTCATGGCAGCAGCTGGGCGTGAGCCTAGCCCTGTGGCATTTGATGCCGATTCCAGCCTGCCAGTAACAGTTGTGAGCCTGTCCTAG
- the groES gene encoding co-chaperone GroES produces the protein MAIKPLEDRIVIKTNEAETTTASGLVIPDTAKEKPQEGTVIAVGPGRFDDGVRVPMDVKVGDVVLYSKYGGTEIKHGGDDLLVLSARDILAVIEK, from the coding sequence ATGGCCATTAAGCCACTAGAAGATCGCATCGTAATCAAGACAAACGAAGCTGAAACAACAACAGCATCTGGTCTTGTTATCCCAGATACAGCAAAAGAAAAGCCACAAGAGGGCACTGTTATTGCAGTTGGTCCAGGTCGCTTTGACGATGGTGTTCGCGTTCCAATGGATGTCAAAGTTGGCGATGTAGTTCTTTATAGCAAGTACGGCGGAACTGAAATCAAGCACGGTGGAGATGACCTCTTGGTTCTTTCAGCACGCGACATTCTCGCTGTAATCGAGAAGTAA
- the groL gene encoding chaperonin GroEL (60 kDa chaperone family; promotes refolding of misfolded polypeptides especially under stressful conditions; forms two stacked rings of heptamers to form a barrel-shaped 14mer; ends can be capped by GroES; misfolded proteins enter the barrel where they are refolded when GroES binds) has translation MGKSLQFDEQARRAMERGVNILADTVKVTLGPKGRNVVIAKSYGAPIITNDGVTIAKEIELSDPAENMGAQLVKEVATKTNDVAGDGTTTATVLAQAMVKEGLRNLAAGAQPMDIKQGIEAAVAAVSENLRKQATPVSGKAQIADVATISAQDRAIGDLIAEAMDRVGKDGVITVEEASTTGLDLEFTEGMQFDKGYISPYFVTDQDRMESILEDAYVLISAGKISALAELLPILEKVSATSKPLLIIADDIEGEALSTLVVNRMRGVFTSVAVKAPGFGDRRKAMLQDIATLTGGQVISAEIGMKLDAATLEDLGRARRIVVSKDATTIVEGAGDKGAVAARVGELRKEIENSDSSWDKEKLQERVAKLAGGVCVIKVGAHTEVELNEKKHRLEDAISATRAAVEEGIVVGGGAALVHAADALEGDLGFTGDKAVGVRLVRKACDEPLRWIAENAGLEGYVVVAKVRAMKPNEGFNAATDIYGDLAKDGVIDPVKVTRSALANAASIAAMFITTEAVVFEKPAEQAAAEAAGGHGHSHGPGGHSH, from the coding sequence ATGGGAAAATCCCTTCAATTCGACGAGCAAGCACGTCGAGCAATGGAACGTGGCGTCAACATTCTTGCTGACACCGTAAAAGTAACTCTTGGACCTAAGGGTCGCAACGTAGTAATCGCTAAGTCATACGGTGCTCCAATTATCACCAACGACGGCGTGACTATCGCAAAAGAGATCGAACTTTCAGATCCTGCTGAAAACATGGGTGCACAGCTAGTTAAGGAAGTAGCAACTAAGACTAATGATGTTGCTGGTGACGGAACTACAACTGCAACTGTTCTAGCTCAAGCAATGGTTAAAGAAGGATTACGTAACCTTGCAGCTGGCGCACAGCCAATGGATATTAAGCAAGGCATCGAAGCTGCAGTTGCTGCAGTTTCAGAAAACCTTCGCAAGCAAGCTACTCCAGTAAGTGGAAAAGCACAGATTGCAGATGTTGCAACTATCTCTGCTCAAGATCGTGCCATCGGTGATTTAATCGCTGAGGCAATGGATCGTGTGGGTAAAGATGGCGTTATTACTGTGGAAGAGGCATCTACTACTGGTCTAGACCTAGAGTTCACAGAAGGTATGCAGTTCGATAAGGGCTACATTTCCCCATATTTCGTAACAGATCAAGATCGTATGGAATCAATTCTTGAAGATGCATACGTACTTATCTCAGCTGGAAAGATCTCTGCTTTAGCAGAACTACTTCCAATCCTTGAGAAAGTATCTGCCACATCAAAGCCACTTTTGATCATCGCTGATGACATCGAAGGTGAGGCTCTCTCAACGCTAGTTGTTAACCGCATGCGTGGAGTGTTTACTTCCGTAGCAGTTAAAGCTCCTGGCTTTGGTGATCGCCGCAAGGCAATGTTGCAAGACATCGCAACGCTAACTGGCGGACAAGTTATCTCTGCTGAAATTGGTATGAAGCTAGATGCTGCAACTTTAGAAGATCTCGGTCGCGCACGTCGCATCGTGGTTTCAAAAGATGCAACAACAATTGTTGAAGGTGCTGGAGACAAGGGCGCAGTTGCTGCCCGTGTTGGCGAGCTTCGCAAAGAGATTGAAAACTCAGATTCTTCTTGGGATAAAGAGAAGCTACAAGAGCGTGTTGCAAAGCTTGCTGGTGGCGTTTGCGTCATCAAGGTTGGAGCACACACTGAAGTAGAGCTCAATGAAAAGAAGCACCGTCTTGAGGATGCAATCTCAGCTACTCGCGCAGCAGTTGAAGAAGGAATCGTTGTTGGTGGAGGCGCAGCACTTGTGCATGCAGCCGATGCCTTAGAAGGCGATCTTGGATTTACTGGCGATAAGGCAGTCGGCGTGCGTTTAGTGCGCAAGGCTTGCGATGAGCCACTTCGTTGGATTGCAGAGAATGCAGGACTTGAAGGCTACGTAGTAGTTGCAAAGGTTCGTGCAATGAAGCCTAATGAAGGTTTCAATGCTGCAACTGATATCTATGGCGATCTTGCAAAAGATGGCGTCATCGATCCAGTGAAGGTAACTCGTTCAGCTCTAGCTAACGCTGCATCAATTGCAGCAATGTTCATTACAACTGAAGCAGTTGTATTCGAAAAGCCAGCAGAGCAAGCAGCAGCTGAAGCTGCAGGCGGACATGGACACTCACATGGCCCAGGTGGACACAGCCACTAA
- a CDS encoding WhiB family transcriptional regulator, protein MAEISRLPRPVADEWEWQYEGSCRELPSEMFFHPDGERGPRRRNRENTAKAICAACPVIAACRAHALAVQEPYGIWGGLSEDDRLAILGKDVTPDVSHAS, encoded by the coding sequence ATGGCTGAAATCTCGCGTTTACCCCGTCCCGTGGCTGATGAATGGGAATGGCAGTACGAAGGTTCATGCCGCGAGCTTCCAAGTGAGATGTTTTTTCATCCTGATGGAGAACGTGGTCCGCGCCGACGCAATCGTGAAAACACTGCAAAAGCAATATGTGCTGCATGTCCAGTAATTGCTGCATGCCGAGCACACGCACTTGCTGTGCAAGAGCCATATGGAATTTGGGGCGGTCTTTCAGAAGATGATCGCTTAGCAATTTTAGGTAAAGACGTTACTCCAGATGTTTCACATGCATCATAA
- a CDS encoding MerR family transcriptional regulator, translating into MSTKEELLTVAAVARRIGVAPATLRTWDRRYGLGPSAHESGEHRRYCPADLARLTLMRRLITSGVSPCDAAAQAKSHKGTVNLETIVTDYVVREELVAALHKAAKGLDKKFIEAALRKDLAQYGVEQSWSEVIVPLLLIVGNEWEASGDGIEVEHLLTEVLKGILREHVEDIRKPVNAHPVLLASVGEELHSLALHALAAALAERKIETYFLGARTPLEALSAMITRSAPPAVFLWAQLSKNADPKFFNDIPAIRPMPRMVLGGPGWSHIDCKDVSVVHDISDAVAEIERAVGL; encoded by the coding sequence GTGTCAACTAAAGAAGAGCTTCTGACTGTGGCAGCCGTAGCCCGGCGCATCGGTGTAGCCCCTGCCACCCTTCGTACCTGGGATCGCCGTTATGGCCTTGGACCTTCTGCTCATGAAAGTGGCGAGCACCGACGATACTGCCCAGCCGATTTAGCTCGCCTGACATTAATGCGCAGATTAATTACTAGCGGTGTTTCACCCTGTGACGCTGCCGCACAAGCAAAGAGCCACAAAGGCACAGTTAACCTTGAAACAATAGTTACTGATTATGTTGTTCGCGAAGAGTTAGTTGCAGCCCTCCACAAAGCGGCAAAGGGGCTGGATAAGAAATTTATTGAGGCGGCTTTGCGCAAGGATTTAGCGCAATACGGTGTTGAACAATCCTGGTCTGAAGTCATAGTTCCTCTTTTACTCATTGTGGGCAATGAGTGGGAGGCAAGTGGCGATGGCATTGAAGTCGAGCACTTGCTGACCGAGGTACTTAAAGGGATTTTGCGAGAGCATGTTGAGGACATCAGAAAGCCTGTGAATGCTCACCCAGTTCTACTTGCATCCGTTGGAGAAGAACTGCACTCACTTGCACTGCATGCACTTGCTGCTGCACTTGCAGAACGCAAAATCGAAACCTATTTTCTTGGAGCTAGAACTCCACTTGAAGCTTTGTCAGCAATGATTACGCGCTCTGCTCCACCTGCTGTGTTTTTGTGGGCGCAGCTTTCCAAAAATGCTGACCCAAAGTTTTTCAATGACATCCCAGCTATCAGGCCAATGCCCAGAATGGTTCTGGGTGGACCTGGGTGGAGCCATATTGATTGCAAAGATGTCTCGGTGGTTCACGATATTTCCGATGCCGTGGCAGAGATTGAACGTGCCGTAGGGCTCTAG
- a CDS encoding multifunctional oxoglutarate decarboxylase/oxoglutarate dehydrogenase thiamine pyrophosphate-binding subunit/dihydrolipoyllysine-residue succinyltransferase subunit translates to MSAQDFGANDWLVDEMYEHYLQDPSSVDPAWVEYFKNNKPGSPATASSTPVSKGVPPVPKAAQKAAAPQPEPAAPVPHVQPIVRESAAPQPKPADPVVKPAPVLSTPSASTLEVIRGVSARVVQSMEASLSVPTATSVRAVPAKLMIDNRIVINNHMKRARGGKVSFTHIIAYAMIKAVRAMPEMNAFFGELDGKPAIGKPEHINLGVAIDLAKPDGSRQLLVPSVKGCESLDFAQFRSAYEAVVKKARDGSLTVEDFAGTTMSITNPGTIGTVHSVPRLVQGQGLILGVGALDYPAEFAGSSEETLARLAISKVVTLTSTYDHRIIQGATSGDFLRRMHEYILGADGFYDEIFAALHIPYEPIRWAADKEFVHDEEIDKTARIQQLIQAYRTNGHLMADFDPLEYVQRNHPDLDVQNHGLTLWDLDREFATGGFGGQKFMLLRKILGILRDSYCRTVGVEYMYIDDPAERKWIQERVEVGVQVLPREEQLRILYKLNSAEAFENFLQTKFVGQKRFSLEGGESVIPLLDAVISSAAEIKLDEVCIGMPHRGRLNVLANIAGKSAGQIFQEFQGHYAENQVQGSGDVKYHLGTEGVFTAHSGATTKIYLAANPSHLEAVNPVLEGIVRAKQDRINVKHAYSVLPILLHGDAAFAGQGVNAEVLQMSQLAGYRTGGTIHIVINNQVGFTTSPSSARSSRYSTDFAKIIQAPVFHVNGDDPEACVRIARLAFEYRQEFNKDVVIDMVCYRRRGHNEGDEPSFTQPLMYKLIDAKRSTRHLYTEALIGRGDITVEEAEEVARDYQTQLEAVFAAVNNLSAQTDPNFKAPVAPDANTIVTSIPEQLAREIAATQIATPEGFSIHPKLSPQLAKRVESLNDASIDWSTGEMLAFGSLLKEGRPIRLAGQDARRGTFSNRHAVIVDKENGNEWTPLRALISDENHFFVVDSLLSEYAAMGFEYGYSVEREEALVLWEGQFGDFANGAQTIIDEFISSALQKWGERSSVVLLLPHGYEGQGPDHSSGRIERYLQLCAEQNMTVAQPSSPASYFHLLRWHAKNPARRPMIVFTPKSMLRLKAAASALSDFTSGHFQPVIADDSVSNASRVIFCSGKVYHDLVAERTKLGESSTAIVRVELLYPLPIDEMVAEANKHPNANLLWVQDEPANQGPWSHIALRTSEQHGGHGFGSRILRRISRRATASPATGNHHLHEDEQKALMLEAFTR, encoded by the coding sequence GTGTCGGCACAGGATTTTGGTGCAAATGATTGGCTCGTCGATGAAATGTACGAGCACTATCTGCAGGATCCTTCTTCCGTAGACCCTGCGTGGGTTGAGTACTTTAAAAACAATAAACCAGGTTCTCCTGCGACAGCTTCATCAACTCCAGTTTCTAAAGGTGTTCCACCAGTGCCCAAAGCTGCACAAAAAGCTGCAGCACCACAACCAGAACCTGCAGCACCAGTTCCGCACGTTCAACCAATCGTTCGCGAGAGTGCAGCACCACAACCAAAGCCTGCAGATCCAGTTGTTAAGCCAGCTCCAGTTTTAAGCACACCAAGTGCGTCAACTCTTGAAGTAATCCGCGGAGTTTCTGCCCGCGTTGTTCAAAGCATGGAAGCTTCACTTTCAGTTCCGACTGCAACGTCAGTGCGCGCAGTTCCTGCCAAGTTAATGATTGATAACCGCATTGTGATTAACAATCACATGAAACGCGCTCGCGGTGGAAAAGTTTCATTCACACACATCATCGCTTATGCAATGATCAAGGCAGTTCGTGCAATGCCAGAGATGAATGCATTCTTTGGTGAATTAGATGGCAAGCCAGCTATTGGCAAACCTGAACACATCAACCTTGGCGTTGCAATTGATTTAGCTAAACCTGATGGATCACGCCAGCTCTTGGTTCCTTCAGTCAAGGGTTGTGAGTCTTTAGATTTCGCGCAGTTCCGTAGTGCGTATGAAGCAGTAGTTAAAAAGGCACGCGATGGTTCTTTAACTGTTGAAGATTTTGCTGGCACAACAATGTCTATTACTAATCCAGGAACAATTGGAACAGTTCACTCAGTGCCACGTCTTGTTCAAGGACAGGGTTTGATTCTGGGTGTTGGAGCGCTGGATTACCCAGCTGAATTTGCGGGCTCTAGTGAAGAGACATTGGCCCGTCTTGCCATTAGTAAGGTCGTTACTCTCACCAGTACTTACGATCACCGCATTATTCAAGGCGCAACTTCAGGTGATTTCCTGCGCAGAATGCATGAATACATTCTGGGAGCAGATGGTTTCTATGATGAAATCTTTGCAGCCCTGCATATCCCATATGAGCCAATTCGCTGGGCAGCAGATAAAGAGTTTGTCCATGATGAAGAGATTGATAAGACAGCTCGCATTCAGCAGTTAATTCAGGCATATCGCACCAATGGCCACTTAATGGCAGATTTTGATCCTCTTGAATATGTCCAGCGCAACCATCCAGATTTAGATGTTCAAAACCATGGATTAACTTTGTGGGATCTAGATCGTGAGTTTGCTACTGGTGGATTTGGTGGCCAGAAGTTCATGTTGCTTCGTAAGATTCTTGGAATCTTGCGTGACTCATACTGTCGCACAGTAGGTGTTGAGTACATGTATATCGATGACCCAGCAGAGCGCAAATGGATTCAAGAGCGCGTTGAAGTTGGCGTGCAGGTATTACCGCGTGAAGAACAACTTCGAATTCTCTATAAGCTCAATAGCGCCGAAGCATTTGAAAACTTCTTACAGACCAAGTTTGTTGGACAAAAGCGTTTCTCACTAGAAGGTGGCGAATCGGTAATTCCACTACTAGATGCTGTCATTTCATCTGCGGCAGAGATAAAGCTTGATGAAGTCTGTATTGGAATGCCACACCGTGGACGCCTTAACGTATTGGCAAATATTGCTGGAAAATCTGCAGGACAAATCTTCCAAGAGTTCCAAGGTCACTACGCAGAAAATCAAGTTCAAGGTTCTGGCGACGTTAAGTACCACTTGGGTACTGAAGGTGTTTTTACCGCGCACTCTGGTGCAACAACAAAGATTTATCTAGCAGCAAACCCTTCACACTTGGAAGCGGTAAACCCAGTCCTAGAGGGCATTGTTCGCGCTAAGCAAGATCGAATCAATGTTAAACATGCTTATTCAGTGCTTCCAATCTTGCTTCACGGAGATGCCGCTTTTGCTGGACAAGGCGTTAACGCAGAAGTTCTTCAGATGTCTCAATTAGCCGGCTATCGCACAGGTGGAACTATCCATATTGTTATTAATAATCAGGTTGGTTTCACTACTTCACCAAGTTCAGCACGATCTTCACGTTATTCCACTGATTTTGCCAAGATTATCCAGGCCCCTGTTTTCCACGTGAATGGTGATGATCCAGAGGCATGTGTTCGCATTGCTCGTTTAGCGTTTGAATATCGTCAAGAATTTAATAAAGATGTTGTTATTGACATGGTTTGCTACCGCCGTCGTGGTCACAATGAAGGTGACGAGCCAAGCTTTACTCAGCCGTTGATGTATAAACTCATTGATGCAAAGCGCTCTACACGCCACCTTTATACCGAAGCACTTATTGGCCGTGGTGACATAACAGTTGAAGAGGCAGAAGAAGTAGCACGCGATTACCAAACTCAACTAGAAGCTGTCTTTGCTGCAGTTAATAACTTGAGTGCGCAAACTGATCCAAACTTCAAGGCACCGGTTGCACCGGATGCAAACACAATTGTTACTTCAATTCCAGAGCAGCTTGCGCGCGAAATTGCTGCAACTCAAATCGCAACTCCAGAGGGCTTTAGTATTCATCCAAAACTTTCACCACAGTTGGCTAAGCGCGTTGAATCACTTAACGATGCATCAATTGATTGGTCGACAGGAGAGATGTTGGCATTTGGTTCACTTCTTAAAGAAGGACGACCAATTCGCCTTGCTGGTCAAGATGCACGACGTGGAACTTTCTCTAACCGTCACGCAGTAATTGTTGATAAAGAAAACGGTAATGAGTGGACACCGCTTCGCGCCTTAATCTCTGATGAAAATCACTTCTTTGTTGTTGACTCACTGCTCAGCGAATATGCAGCCATGGGATTTGAATATGGATATAGCGTTGAGCGCGAAGAAGCCCTTGTTTTATGGGAAGGCCAATTCGGAGATTTTGCTAACGGCGCACAAACAATTATTGATGAGTTCATTTCATCAGCTCTTCAAAAGTGGGGTGAGCGCTCTTCCGTAGTTCTTCTCTTGCCTCATGGTTATGAAGGGCAAGGACCAGATCACTCATCAGGACGTATTGAGCGCTATCTACAACTATGCGCAGAACAAAACATGACTGTGGCTCAGCCATCATCACCTGCTTCTTACTTCCACTTACTGCGCTGGCACGCAAAGAACCCTGCTCGCCGCCCAATGATTGTCTTCACACCTAAATCAATGTTGCGCCTAAAGGCTGCAGCATCTGCGTTGAGTGATTTCACTTCAGGACACTTCCAGCCAGTTATTGCTGATGATTCAGTCAGTAACGCCTCTCGCGTGATTTTCTGTTCTGGCAAGGTTTATCACGACCTAGTTGCAGAGCGCACAAAGCTTGGTGAAAGTTCAACTGCAATTGTTCGTGTTGAACTTTTGTATCCACTTCCAATTGATGAAATGGTTGCAGAAGCAAATAAGCATCCAAATGCTAACTTGTTGTGGGTGCAAGATGAACCTGCAAATCAAGGTCCATGGTCACATATTGCACTTCGTACTTCAGAACAACATGGTGGTCATGGATTTGGTTCTCGTATCTTGCGTCGTATTTCTCGCAGAGCAACAGCTTCACCTGCAACTGGAAATCATCACTTGCATGAAGATGAGCAAAAAGCATTAATGCTCGAAGCTTTTACTCGCTAA
- a CDS encoding S26 family signal peptidase gives MSKFGTVKVSCGSMLPAYRDGDWLFVSWIDGAAALEAVGKSILGKVVVIEREERPGIFLVKRVQKFHSGKFWVEGDANESTDSRTWGWIAAEEIVGVVLFRYKRGKKIA, from the coding sequence ATGAGCAAATTTGGCACAGTCAAGGTCTCGTGTGGCTCCATGCTTCCCGCATACCGAGATGGGGATTGGCTCTTTGTCAGTTGGATAGATGGAGCGGCGGCTTTAGAGGCAGTTGGAAAATCCATTCTCGGCAAGGTCGTTGTAATAGAACGCGAAGAAAGACCTGGAATCTTTTTAGTTAAACGAGTTCAGAAGTTTCATAGCGGCAAGTTTTGGGTTGAGGGCGATGCTAACGAGAGCACTGATTCACGAACATGGGGTTGGATAGCAGCCGAAGAGATTGTTGGTGTGGTTCTCTTTCGCTACAAGCGAGGAAAGAAAATCGCTTAG
- the sodN gene encoding superoxide dismutase, Ni yields MFAPKTTVYAHCDLPCGVYDPAQAKIEALSVKACMEKYAANPDADFRSRSVAIKEERSHQVKEHLWVLWTDYFKAPHFEAYPQLHSLFNDATKLAGAAGTKGTQDVAVADKLIAKIDEIAEIFWATKKA; encoded by the coding sequence ATGTTTGCACCAAAGACAACTGTCTACGCACACTGCGATCTTCCATGTGGTGTTTACGATCCAGCCCAAGCAAAGATTGAGGCTCTATCTGTAAAGGCATGCATGGAGAAATATGCAGCAAATCCTGATGCGGATTTCCGCTCACGTTCTGTTGCAATCAAAGAAGAGCGCTCACACCAAGTCAAAGAACACCTATGGGTTCTATGGACTGACTATTTCAAGGCTCCACACTTTGAGGCATACCCACAACTGCACTCACTATTTAATGATGCAACAAAGCTTGCAGGTGCTGCAGGAACAAAGGGAACTCAAGATGTTGCAGTTGCAGACAAGTTGATCGCAAAGATTGATGAAATAGCAGAGATTTTCTGGGCAACTAAAAAAGCTTAA